One segment of Bacillota bacterium DNA contains the following:
- the folB gene encoding dihydroneopterin aldolase: MDKIIIKNMKIYGYHGVLPREQKEGQLFCIDVEMYTDLGKAGDSDSLEDTVDYSEVYNLVRDIVQSNKFQLIEKLAKTIGKAILQKYNRVDSVKICARKPEAPIEGEFGWVGVEVHLHRERV; this comes from the coding sequence ATGGATAAGATAATTATTAAAAATATGAAAATCTATGGGTATCATGGAGTTTTGCCGCGGGAGCAGAAGGAAGGCCAGCTTTTCTGTATTGATGTAGAGATGTATACAGATTTGGGAAAAGCGGGAGATTCAGATAGTCTTGAGGATACGGTAGATTACTCTGAAGTTTATAATTTGGTTAGAGATATTGTGCAAAGTAATAAGTTCCAACTTATAGAGAAATTGGCTAAAACTATAGGTAAAGCCATATTGCAAAAATACAATAGGGTAGATAGTGTTAAAATATGTGCAAGAAAGCCTGAGGCACCCATAGAAGGAGAATTTGGTTGGGTAGGTGTAGAGGTACACTTACACAGGGAAAGGGTTTAA
- the folK gene encoding 2-amino-4-hydroxy-6-hydroxymethyldihydropteridine diphosphokinase, protein MDSKAHIELAKAYIGLGSNMGNRYENLMKAVKAVSALNNTRLIKSSGIYETEPVGYLLQEKFLNMVILIETGLSPLELLKKLQEIEGMLKRKRIIHWGPRTIDLDILLYDKITLNLPELKIPHPELLKRAFVLIPLKDIEPDMEIYGINIDRYIDACNDKDGVRPYYSC, encoded by the coding sequence ATGGATTCCAAAGCTCATATTGAATTAGCTAAAGCTTATATTGGATTGGGTTCGAATATGGGAAATCGTTATGAAAATCTTATGAAGGCAGTTAAAGCCGTTTCAGCTTTAAATAATACCAGGCTAATTAAATCTTCCGGAATATATGAAACTGAACCTGTAGGATATTTGTTACAGGAAAAGTTTTTGAATATGGTTATTTTGATTGAAACCGGCTTAAGCCCCCTGGAACTTTTGAAAAAACTACAGGAAATAGAGGGTATGCTTAAAAGAAAAAGAATAATACATTGGGGGCCGAGAACTATTGACCTGGATATTTTGCTTTATGATAAAATAACTCTTAACCTTCCGGAATTGAAAATACCTCATCCTGAATTGTTGAAACGTGCGTTTGTATTAATACCCTTAAAAGATATAGAACCGGATATGGAAATATACGGAATAAATATTGACAGATATATAGATGCATGTAATGATAAAGATGGAGTAAGGCCTTATTATTCCTGTTAA
- a CDS encoding type III pantothenate kinase, with protein MLFVMDIGNTNIVMGVYGKEGLLFHWRLGTNREKTSDEYGILILELLNYEKIDVYKIKAAVVASVVPPINNTIENAILRYLKVEPLFVGPGIKTGINIKLDDPRELGADRIVNAVAAYEIYGGPVIIVDFGTATTFCVVTSKGEYLGGAICPGIKISAEALFHRTSKLPKIDIVKTQSIIGKNTVAAMQSGIFYGYVGQVDYIVKRMKDEIKEPGVKVIATGGLAGLIATESETINQVNGLLTLEGLRIIYEKNR; from the coding sequence ATGCTGTTTGTTATGGATATAGGTAATACGAATATTGTTATGGGAGTATATGGTAAGGAAGGCCTGTTATTTCATTGGAGATTGGGTACGAACAGGGAAAAAACTTCCGACGAGTATGGTATATTGATTTTAGAACTTCTAAATTATGAAAAAATTGATGTTTATAAAATTAAGGCTGCTGTTGTAGCATCTGTGGTACCTCCTATTAATAATACTATTGAAAATGCAATTTTAAGATATTTAAAAGTAGAACCTTTATTTGTAGGCCCGGGTATAAAAACAGGGATTAATATAAAACTGGATGACCCCCGTGAATTAGGAGCAGATAGAATAGTGAATGCTGTTGCCGCCTATGAAATATATGGGGGACCTGTTATCATTGTAGATTTTGGGACAGCTACTACTTTTTGCGTTGTAACATCAAAGGGCGAATATTTGGGCGGTGCTATATGCCCTGGGATTAAGATTTCTGCTGAAGCTTTATTCCATAGGACTTCTAAATTACCTAAAATTGATATAGTAAAGACACAGAGTATTATAGGTAAGAATACGGTTGCTGCAATGCAGTCGGGGATTTTTTACGGCTATGTGGGGCAAGTGGATTATATTGTAAAGCGAATGAAAGATGAAATTAAGGAACCCGGTGTAAAGGTTATAGCAACAGGAGGCCTGGCCGGCCTTATAGCTACAGAATCCGAGACAATAAATCAGGTAAATGGGTTGCTTACTCTTGAAGGCTTAAGGATAATTTACGAAAAGAATAGATAG
- a CDS encoding biotin--[acetyl-CoA-carboxylase] ligase, with translation MDVPDILNEYEIRHNLNTRILGREVYYLKSVDSTNNYAKQIASGGCQDGTVVVADMQTAGKGRLGKSWDSPDKKGIWMSIVLKPLIEPSKVQIITLAASVAVVSGIMHTVGVRGGIKWPNDIILEGKKVCGILTEMNSEQDKVNYVIVGIGVNVNQDVGDFQEGLRGKAISLKSYREIAGMPDTQLKRRDIIKGILVEMEKVYNLIKKGETREIINKWREFSIVLGKEIRVISGNNEYTGRVEDITDDGKLVIKAADGAIHKLVSGEVSIRGLDEYSMQ, from the coding sequence ATGGATGTTCCGGATATACTTAACGAGTATGAAATAAGGCATAATTTGAATACCCGGATTCTGGGTAGAGAAGTTTATTATTTAAAGAGCGTAGATTCTACAAACAACTATGCAAAACAAATTGCTTCCGGAGGTTGTCAAGACGGAACGGTGGTTGTTGCAGATATGCAGACGGCAGGGAAGGGTAGGTTAGGGAAATCGTGGGATTCTCCTGATAAAAAAGGCATATGGATGTCAATAGTTTTAAAGCCTTTAATTGAGCCGTCCAAGGTACAGATTATTACACTAGCAGCTTCTGTGGCGGTTGTATCGGGTATAATGCATACTGTCGGAGTGCGTGGAGGGATAAAGTGGCCTAATGATATAATCCTGGAAGGGAAAAAAGTTTGCGGAATATTGACAGAAATGAATTCTGAGCAGGATAAAGTAAACTATGTTATAGTTGGGATAGGGGTTAATGTAAATCAGGATGTTGGGGATTTTCAAGAAGGTTTAAGGGGAAAGGCAATATCCTTGAAAAGTTACAGGGAAATTGCCGGAATGCCTGATACACAGTTGAAAAGAAGAGATATAATAAAAGGCATATTGGTTGAGATGGAAAAAGTATATAATCTTATTAAGAAAGGAGAAACAAGGGAGATTATAAACAAATGGAGGGAATTTTCCATAGTGCTGGGAAAGGAAATCAGGGTAATTTCCGGTAATAATGAATACACAGGCAGGGTGGAAGATATTACTGATGACGGAAAATTAGTTATTAAGGCTGCCGACGGAGCTATACACAAATTAGTGTCCGGAGAAGTCTCAATTAGAGGTCTGGACGAATATTCAATGCAATAA
- a CDS encoding amidohydrolase family protein yields MIVDFHVHCFPDDLAKRAIPKLEERAGIAASYDGTLSGLKCSMSEARIDCAVIQSIATKPAQTKAINDWSAAIQNNAVQNGEAQNVEMQNARIVAFGSIHPDYSDWKDELKRIKDLGLRGLKYHPDYQEFFVDEKRMLPIYEEIFKLDLILLFHAGLDIGLPEPYHCTPKRLLNVLRACPGGKIIAAHMGGFKCWDDVEKYLMGEDIYFDTSYGIGWMNDIQAKKIIANHGYEKILFATDAPWALQKEEVDRFRKLGLEDNIRDAILGGNACRLLGHSVNH; encoded by the coding sequence ATGATAGTGGATTTTCATGTACATTGTTTCCCGGATGACCTGGCGAAAAGAGCAATTCCTAAACTGGAAGAAAGGGCCGGAATTGCTGCCAGCTATGATGGTACCTTGAGTGGACTAAAATGTTCAATGAGTGAAGCACGCATAGATTGCGCGGTAATCCAATCTATTGCAACTAAACCCGCTCAGACTAAAGCAATTAATGACTGGTCGGCAGCTATACAGAATAATGCTGTACAAAATGGAGAAGCGCAAAATGTAGAAATGCAAAACGCAAGGATTGTTGCGTTTGGAAGCATTCATCCTGACTACAGCGACTGGAAGGACGAACTTAAAAGAATAAAAGATTTAGGGTTAAGAGGTTTAAAGTACCACCCGGATTACCAGGAGTTTTTTGTTGATGAAAAAAGAATGCTCCCTATATATGAGGAGATATTCAAATTGGACCTTATTTTGCTATTTCATGCAGGGCTTGACATAGGCCTTCCAGAACCATACCATTGTACTCCGAAGAGATTATTGAATGTTTTAAGAGCTTGCCCCGGAGGTAAAATAATTGCAGCCCATATGGGTGGTTTCAAATGCTGGGATGATGTTGAAAAATATCTTATGGGAGAAGATATATATTTTGACACTTCGTATGGTATTGGGTGGATGAATGATATTCAGGCGAAAAAAATAATTGCCAACCATGGTTATGAAAAGATACTATTTGCAACTGATGCGCCGTGGGCCCTTCAAAAAGAGGAAGTTGACAGGTTTAGAAAATTAGGCCTTGAGGATAATATCAGGGATGCTATTCTGGGTGGAAATGCTTGCAGACTACTGGGTCATTCAGTGAATCATTAG